In a single window of the Acipenser ruthenus chromosome 8, fAciRut3.2 maternal haplotype, whole genome shotgun sequence genome:
- the LOC117406798 gene encoding kidney mitochondrial carrier protein 1, with protein sequence MSNFNWKPFVYGGLASVTAECGTFPIDLTKTRLQVQGQVSDAQHKEIRYRGMVHALVRIYKEEGLKALYSGIAPAVLRQASYGTIKIGTYQSFKRLFVDNPEEESLLINVLCGVLSGVISSSIANPTDVLKIRMQAQGRIMQGGMIGNFIDIYRQEGTRGLWKGVSLTAQRAAIVVGVELPVYDLTKKHLIKSGHMGDTVYTHFVSSFVCGLAGALTSNPIDVVRTRMMNQRSIRGGTCAGYKGTLDCLLQTWRTEGFFALYKGFFPNWLRLGPWNIIFFLTYEQLKKIEV encoded by the exons ATGTCTAACTTCAATTGGAAGCCTTTTGTGTATGGAGGTTTGGCTTCCGTAACTGCTGAATGTG GTACCTTCCCTATTGACCTCACCAAGACCCGACTTCAGGTGCAAGGCCAGGTCAGTGATGCCCAACACAAAGAGATTCGATACCGAGGGATGGTTCATGCCCTTGTCCGGATATACAAAGAAGAAGGATTGAAAGCATTATATTCTGG GATTGCCCCTGCTGTGCTGCGGCAGGCTTCCTATGGAACGATAAAGATTGGCACATACCAGAGCTTCAAACGCCTGTTCGTTGACAACCCAGAAG aggagtccctgctGATCAACGTTCTGTGTGGAGTTCTGTCTGGAGTGATCTCATCTTCCATTGCTAACCCCACGGATGTATTGAAA ATACGAATGCAGGCTCAGGGACGCATAATGCAGGGAGGAATGATTGGCAATTTCATCGATATCTATCGGCAGGAAGGAACTCGCGGCCTTTGGAAA GGGGTGTCCCTGACCGCTCAGCGAGCAGCCATTGTGGTAGGAGTGGAGCTGCCAGTGTATGACCTCACAAAGAAGCACCTCATCAAGTCTGGGCACATGGGAGACACCGTCTACACGCACTTTGT CTCAAGCTTCGTATGTGGGTTGGCAGGAGCTCTGACTTCCAATCCTATTGATGTAGTCCGGACTCGCATGATGAACCAGCGAAGCATTCGGGGCGGGACCTGTGCAGGCTACAAGGGCACACTTGATTGCTTACTGCAG acttGGAGGACAGAAGGATTTTTTGCACTGTACAAGGGTTTTTTTCCAAACTGGCTGAGACTTGGTCCATGGAACATCATT TTCTTCCTGACATACGAGCAGCTGAAAAAGATTGAGGTGTAA